Proteins encoded in a region of the Zea mays cultivar B73 chromosome 4, Zm-B73-REFERENCE-NAM-5.0, whole genome shotgun sequence genome:
- the LOC103653918 gene encoding heavy metal-associated isoprenylated plant protein 45: protein MLRFWRTQRSTTSSNALSVVEMNVHMDCDGCEKRVRKAMSQLEGVSSVEIDMDRQKVTVTGYVDRREALRAARRTGRAAEFWPWPYDGEYYPFAIQYLEDNTYMATNKYYRHGYNDPTIGSYPCHAFTHVLDDDALAVFHDDNVHACAVM from the exons ATGCTTCGCTTTTGGAGGACGCAGAGGAGCACCACCTCGTCGAACGCGTTGTCG GTCGTGGAGATGAACGTGCACATGGACTGCGACGGCTGCGAGAAGCGAGTGAGGAAGGCCATGTCCCAGCTGGAAG GAGTGAGCTCGGTGGAGATCGACATGGATCGGCAGAAGGTGACAGTGACAGGGTACGTGGACCGGCGGGAGGCGCTGCGCGCGGCGCGGCGGACCGGCAGGGCGGCGGAGTTCTGGCCGTGGCCGTACGACGGCGAGTACTACCCGTTCGCGATCCAGTACCTGGAGGACAACACGTACATGGCCACCAACAAGTACTACCGCCACGGCTACAACGACCCCACGATCGGATCCTACCCCTGCCACGCCTTCACGCATGTCCTCGACGACGACGCGCTCGCCGTCTTCCACGACGACAATGTCCACGCCTGCGCCGTGATGTGA
- the LOC100278395 gene encoding uncharacterized protein LOC100278395, with protein sequence MDCAPPRGASFDAVGQRWLAVFAFQAAFSAAASALHLTVSPRGRRHPLLGVPTGLLLGFHPFLACAATGMLALALLLSVSPHPRPTPLPRRALATALFAAAGALCVGAAAAMLPEDAGWAAVAGLGFRGAVLGAIFAARYFGRRRWLLQFPVVQRPLFYGLKMGVLPSGERALKLSMQAFFLSLFMIFFLPWQFRTGGSIGSQILTEISIFIVTTGVSLCLEINHHFVQVVHTRRCSFAPPQSTAAADTNPTEFILESLEQSDPRSLIQYLAYQDLCVASECNLEPWRRAAFFEESGETYKRIVTTCLKPLEEFTSKIAESLEDFSSDKPELMLQQSKLFSAFDDFQICAWCARTLTGLTACSRQEDRYGVAQLTGCNAAVMTTLLSALVAIETCLGKKTNPQPVHSLGPENIRWVNFSTGRKGTGVAIACTQKGGLHKKAYTMADVLRTSVYQIVSAFIDDLRANAKPSSLEKNWISEGRKPVYGSQAVLVQKLILFIEYRAV encoded by the exons ATGGACTGTGCCCCGCCGCGCGGGGCGTCATTCGACGCCGTCGGCCAGCGGTGGCTCGCCGTATTCGCCTTCCAGGCCGCGTTCTCGGCCGCCGCTTCGGCGCTCCACCTCACGGTGTCCCCGCGCGGCCGCCGCCACCCGCTCCTCGGCGTCCCAACCGGCCTCCTCCTTGGGTTCCATCCGTTCCTCGCTTGCGCCGCCACGGGGATGCTCGCGCTCGCGCTCCTCCTCTCCGTGTCCCCACACCCGCGGCCTACCCCGCTGCCGCGGCGCGCGCTCGCAACCGCCCTCTTCGCCGCGGCCGGCGCGCTTTGCGTGGGAGCCGCGGCGGCCATGCTACCCGAGGACGCCGGGTGGGCGGCCGTCGCTGGGCTTGGGTTCCGAGGCGCCGTGCTTGGGGCCATCTTCGCCGCGCGCTATTTTGGCCGTCGGAGGTGGTTGCTCCAATTTCCCGTCGTGCAG CGACCTTTATTCTATGGATTGAAGATGGGTGTCCTACCATCTGGAGAAAGAGCTCTAAAGTTATCAATGCAGGCCTTCTTTCTTTCCCTTTTCATGATTTTCTTTCTTCCTTGGCAATTCAGAACGGGAGGTTCTATTGGAAGCCAAATACTTACTGAGATCAGCATTTTTATAGTGACCACTGGTGTTTCTCTCTGTTTGGAAATAAATCATCATTTTGTTCAG GTTGTACATACAAGGAGGTGCAGTTTTGCTCCGCCTCAGAGCACTGCTGCTGCAGACACTAATCCCACTGAATTTATCCTAGAATCTTTGGAACAAAGTGATCCACGATCATTGATACAATATCTTGCATACCAAGATTTGTGTGTGGCATCTGAGTGTAATTTGGAACCATGGCGCAGAGCTGCTTTCTTTGAGGAATCTGGTGAAACTTATAAAAGAATCGTGACAACTTGTTTGAAGCCACTTGAGGAGTTTACTTCAAAAATTGCTGAATCCCTTGAAGATTTTTCTAGTGATAAGCCAGAATTGATGCTACAACAGTCCAAACTCTTTAGTGCATTTGATGATTTCCAG ATATGCGCATGGTGTGCTCGGACATTGACTGGGTTAACTGCGTGCTCACGCCAGGAGGATCGGTATGGTGTTGCTCAACTCACTGGCTGCAATGCTGCTGTGATGACAACGTTGCTGTCTGCCCTAGTAGCAATTGAGACATGCTTAGGAAAGAAAACAAACCCACAGCCTGTGCACTCATTGGGTCCTGAAAACATTAGGTGGGTTAACTTCTCCACAGGACGAAAAGGCACTGGAGTTGCAATTGCATGCACACAAAAAGGCGGCCTACACAAGAAAGCTTATACCATGGCAGATGTTCTTCGGACTTCTGTATATCAGATAGTTTCAGCATTCATCGATGACCTACGAGCTAATGCAAAACCATCCAGCTTGGAGAAGAACTGGATCAGTGAAGGGAGAAAACCTGTATATGGTTCACAAGCCGTGTTGGTTCAGAAGTTGATTCTGTTTATTGAGTACCGTGCAGTATGA
- the LOC100278395 gene encoding uncharacterized protein isoform X1: MDCAPPRGASFDAVGQRWLAVFAFQAAFSAAASALHLTVSPRGRRHPLLGVPTGLLLGFHPFLACAATGMLALALLLSVSPHPRPTPLPRRALATALFAAAGALCVGAAAAMLPEDAGWAAVAGLGFRGAVLGAIFAARYFGRRRWLLQFPVVQLCVQRPLFYGLKMGVLPSGERALKLSMQAFFLSLFMIFFLPWQFRTGGSIGSQILTEISIFIVTTGVSLCLEINHHFVQVVHTRRCSFAPPQSTAAADTNPTEFILESLEQSDPRSLIQYLAYQDLCVASECNLEPWRRAAFFEESGETYKRIVTTCLKPLEEFTSKIAESLEDFSSDKPELMLQQSKLFSAFDDFQICAWCARTLTGLTACSRQEDRYGVAQLTGCNAAVMTTLLSALVAIETCLGKKTNPQPVHSLGPENIRWVNFSTGRKGTGVAIACTQKGGLHKKAYTMADVLRTSVYQIVSAFIDDLRANAKPSSLEKNWISEGRKPVYGSQAVLVQKLILFIEYRAV; the protein is encoded by the exons ATGGACTGTGCCCCGCCGCGCGGGGCGTCATTCGACGCCGTCGGCCAGCGGTGGCTCGCCGTATTCGCCTTCCAGGCCGCGTTCTCGGCCGCCGCTTCGGCGCTCCACCTCACGGTGTCCCCGCGCGGCCGCCGCCACCCGCTCCTCGGCGTCCCAACCGGCCTCCTCCTTGGGTTCCATCCGTTCCTCGCTTGCGCCGCCACGGGGATGCTCGCGCTCGCGCTCCTCCTCTCCGTGTCCCCACACCCGCGGCCTACCCCGCTGCCGCGGCGCGCGCTCGCAACCGCCCTCTTCGCCGCGGCCGGCGCGCTTTGCGTGGGAGCCGCGGCGGCCATGCTACCCGAGGACGCCGGGTGGGCGGCCGTCGCTGGGCTTGGGTTCCGAGGCGCCGTGCTTGGGGCCATCTTCGCCGCGCGCTATTTTGGCCGTCGGAGGTGGTTGCTCCAATTTCCCGTCGTGCAG CTTTGTGTGCAGCGACCTTTATTCTATGGATTGAAGATGGGTGTCCTACCATCTGGAGAAAGAGCTCTAAAGTTATCAATGCAGGCCTTCTTTCTTTCCCTTTTCATGATTTTCTTTCTTCCTTGGCAATTCAGAACGGGAGGTTCTATTGGAAGCCAAATACTTACTGAGATCAGCATTTTTATAGTGACCACTGGTGTTTCTCTCTGTTTGGAAATAAATCATCATTTTGTTCAG GTTGTACATACAAGGAGGTGCAGTTTTGCTCCGCCTCAGAGCACTGCTGCTGCAGACACTAATCCCACTGAATTTATCCTAGAATCTTTGGAACAAAGTGATCCACGATCATTGATACAATATCTTGCATACCAAGATTTGTGTGTGGCATCTGAGTGTAATTTGGAACCATGGCGCAGAGCTGCTTTCTTTGAGGAATCTGGTGAAACTTATAAAAGAATCGTGACAACTTGTTTGAAGCCACTTGAGGAGTTTACTTCAAAAATTGCTGAATCCCTTGAAGATTTTTCTAGTGATAAGCCAGAATTGATGCTACAACAGTCCAAACTCTTTAGTGCATTTGATGATTTCCAG ATATGCGCATGGTGTGCTCGGACATTGACTGGGTTAACTGCGTGCTCACGCCAGGAGGATCGGTATGGTGTTGCTCAACTCACTGGCTGCAATGCTGCTGTGATGACAACGTTGCTGTCTGCCCTAGTAGCAATTGAGACATGCTTAGGAAAGAAAACAAACCCACAGCCTGTGCACTCATTGGGTCCTGAAAACATTAGGTGGGTTAACTTCTCCACAGGACGAAAAGGCACTGGAGTTGCAATTGCATGCACACAAAAAGGCGGCCTACACAAGAAAGCTTATACCATGGCAGATGTTCTTCGGACTTCTGTATATCAGATAGTTTCAGCATTCATCGATGACCTACGAGCTAATGCAAAACCATCCAGCTTGGAGAAGAACTGGATCAGTGAAGGGAGAAAACCTGTATATGGTTCACAAGCCGTGTTGGTTCAGAAGTTGATTCTGTTTATTGAGTACCGTGCAGTATGA